The genomic DNA TGATCTCGCATTGGCGCTCGCTGCTAAAGACATCAGGATCGAAGCACCGATACCGGGGAAATCGGCCATTGGAATCGAAGTGCCGAATTCGGAAGTGGCCATGGTATCCCTCAGGGAAGTGCTCGAATCAAAGGAAAAAAACAAGCCTGAGTCAAAACTCCAGATCGGACTGGGCAGGGATATTACAGGGGAAGCCGTACTTGCCGAACTGAATAAGATGCCCCATCTCCTTGTAGCGGGAGCCACGGGTAGCGGGAAGAGTGTTTGCATCAACGGCATCATCACGAGTATCCTCATGAGGGCCAAGCCCCATGAAGTCAAACTCATGATGATCGACCCCAAAATGGTGGAGCTCAATGTGTACAACGGAGTTCCCCACTTGCTGGCACCCGTCGTGACGGAGCCGAAGCGTGCCTCTCAGGCGTTAAAAAAAGTCGTGAATGAAATGGAGCGAAGATATGAGCTTTTCTCCCATACAGGCACACGTAATATTGAAGGATACAATGATTATGTCAAAAGACAAAACCTTGAGAACGAAGACAAACAGCCCCTTCTTCCTTATATCGTCGTCATCGTCGATGAGCTCGCTGACTTGATGATGGTCGCATCGAATGATGTAGAAGATGCCATCACCCGCCTTGCGCAGATGGCCCGTGCGGCAGGGATTCATTTGATCATCGCCACACAGCGACCGTCGGTGGATGTCATTACCGGTGTCATCAAGGCAAACATCCCTTCAAGGATTGCCTTTGCTGTCTCTTCCATGACCGATTCACGAACCATCCTAGATTCTGGAGGCGCAGAAAAACTCCTTGGAAGGGGGGATATGCTCTTCATGCCTGTCGGTGCTTCCAAGCCGACAAGGGTACAGGGGGCCTTCTTATCCGATGAAGAAGTAGAAGAAGTCGTCGACTTCGTCATATCGCAGCAAAAAGCACAGTATCAGGAAGAAATGATCCCGGATGAAGTCCAGGAAGAGTCCGGCAGCGGGGAAGCGGAAGATGAGCTGTATGATGATGCAGTCCAATTGATTGCTGAAATGCAGACTGCGTCTGTTTCCATGCTGCAGCGCCGGTTCAGGATCGGCTATACGAGAGCCGCCAGGATCATCGATGAAATGGAGGTACGGGGAGTAGTCGGACCTTATGAAGGAAGCAAGCCACGGACCGTACTTGTCGGCAAGCCCTCCGAAGAACAATCCTCCTAAGAGCCCATACCTCTTGAGACATGAGCTGAAAGACCCCGCTTGAGCATCTGCTCAAGCGGTTTTTTTATTAAAATCAAAAAGTTATCCACCAATGAGTTATACTATTGGTAACGCTTCCTAAAAACATGCATTATTTCATTAGTGTGAACATTGCTACATATAGGCGTTGGAAATGTAAAAAACAGGACGTTTAATGATAAAAACATGAAAAAATCAAGGGGTTTTTCCATAAAGAAGGGCATTTGGAAGATAAATTTTTTAATAAATCATTTTTTTCGACAAAATCACACAATGCTATTTATTTATGTTTTGAAAAGTGTTATAGTATTTTCGATTAGTAGGAAAGATATACATCAGAGGTCTGATGACTTGAGAAAATTTGGTGGTGGTTCCGTTGACAATTAAGACAGACAATCGGCATTTGTATTTGCAGGTCATTGATCGCTTGAAGAAAGACATCGAAGCGGGGATGTACAGAGAGAAAGAAAAACTTCCTTCCGAATTCGACCTTTCCAAACAGCTCGGCGTTAGTCGCGCTACGCTGAGGGAGGCACTCAGGATCCTTGAGGAAGAGAGTGTCATCGTCAGGCGGCATGGAGTCGGTACATTTGTCAATGCCAAACCCCTCTTCACTTCGGGCATCGAACAGCTCAGCAGCGTGACCAATATGATCAGGCAGGCTGGGATGGATCCGGGGACTATTTTTTTGAGCTCGACGACCCAGGAAGCAACCGAGGAAGATATGAAACGCTTCTCATTGGAAGAACCGGAGGATGTCATCCTCATCGAGAGGGTGCGTACGGCGAATGGGGAACCTGTCGTCTACTGCATGGATAAGATACCGGCTAGAATCATGCCGCGGAACTTCACCCATGAAGACAATTCCATCTTCTCCGTTCTGGAGAAAAGGGAGAATAAGAGAATCACATATGCGGGGGCACATATCGAGCCTCTCGGGTATCATGATAAAATCTCCCCGATCCTGAACTGCGAGCCTGAAACGGCACTTCTTGTGCTGAAACAGATGCACTTCAGTGAGAATGATGAACCAATCCTCTATTCGGTGAACTACTTCCGCTCGGATAAGTTCAGCTTTCACGTGCTTAGGAAGCGTGTATGATCCGCCTTTCTACTAATTTATAACAATACTAGGGGGTACTCAGGTGAAAAAGCGTAAATTTGGTATGGCGATGTCATTCGTGTTGGCTGCAGGAACAATTCTAGGTGCATGTGGAACAAGCGATGACAAAGATAATGCAAGTGACGGGAAAGGCAAGGATGATAACTTCACAGTGGCAATGGTAACAGATGTCGGCGGTGTTGATGATAAATCATTCAACCAATCAGCTTGGGAAGGCCTTCAAGCTTATGGTAAAGAAAATGACTTGGAAAAAGGGAAAAAAGGATTCGATTACCTTCAATCCCAATCCGATGCTGATTATGCTACCAACCTGAACAACTTGGCTCGCCAAGACTTTGACTTGATATATGGAATTGGATTCATGATGAAAGGTGCGATCGAAGATATCGCCAGCCAACAGAAGGATTCTCACTTCGCCCTTGTGGATGAAGTTGTAGATCAACCGAATGTTGCCAGCATCATGTTCAAAGAGCAGGAAGCTTCTTTCCTAGCGGGAGTAGCGGCCGGTCTTGCAACCAAAACCAATAA from Rossellomorea marisflavi includes the following:
- a CDS encoding GntR family transcriptional regulator, which translates into the protein MTIKTDNRHLYLQVIDRLKKDIEAGMYREKEKLPSEFDLSKQLGVSRATLREALRILEEESVIVRRHGVGTFVNAKPLFTSGIEQLSSVTNMIRQAGMDPGTIFLSSTTQEATEEDMKRFSLEEPEDVILIERVRTANGEPVVYCMDKIPARIMPRNFTHEDNSIFSVLEKRENKRITYAGAHIEPLGYHDKISPILNCEPETALLVLKQMHFSENDEPILYSVNYFRSDKFSFHVLRKRV
- a CDS encoding FtsK/SpoIIIE family DNA translocase, whose protein sequence is MAKKKKRKKKGPNTNALKQTIKYEITGLMLLTLSLISVIKLGAVGRAVVHFFRFFMGEWYMAALLLMIYIAGYLMVKREVPLLFSRRLVGIYIIVASFLLLSHVKLFDLLSNDGAFEHPSVIMNTWDLYWMDIRGESSTSDIGGGMIGSVLFAVSYFLFDSQGARIMSATFIIIGIILVTGRSLGDVLGRIGKRFGAFITSQWEAFKVDMAEWKEEKAKKKLEKPALEKKVQEKETKVPSVDPIPDVEPQVDTREPIISNFAEKAYAHERTDKEEPAAGESKDDSTDKGVQDDAPPITFTEVENKDYKLPSISLLKSPKKTDQSNEYQLIHANAAKLERTFQSFGVKAKVTQVHLGPAVTKYEVHPDVGVKVSRIVNLSDDLALALAAKDIRIEAPIPGKSAIGIEVPNSEVAMVSLREVLESKEKNKPESKLQIGLGRDITGEAVLAELNKMPHLLVAGATGSGKSVCINGIITSILMRAKPHEVKLMMIDPKMVELNVYNGVPHLLAPVVTEPKRASQALKKVVNEMERRYELFSHTGTRNIEGYNDYVKRQNLENEDKQPLLPYIVVIVDELADLMMVASNDVEDAITRLAQMARAAGIHLIIATQRPSVDVITGVIKANIPSRIAFAVSSMTDSRTILDSGGAEKLLGRGDMLFMPVGASKPTRVQGAFLSDEEVEEVVDFVISQQKAQYQEEMIPDEVQEESGSGEAEDELYDDAVQLIAEMQTASVSMLQRRFRIGYTRAARIIDEMEVRGVVGPYEGSKPRTVLVGKPSEEQSS